One Campylobacter concisus DNA segment encodes these proteins:
- a CDS encoding L-seryl-tRNA selenium transferase, with protein sequence MKKLTLFLAFALALVLSGCGTKRQYFEPAQTSGEISLSKDLPSYIKSANANGATLDNGNIITKNGLNKSITLPENFNFLNENNGFVISASINGDLNVTDPSGHSVYSGKFPTAIVAASLDQNQLAAISASNHIYLIDINTATTLMEYSSSDIAAVDSRVVAPYFMSSLIVYPALDGKIYIVQKETGRILRDVVVSSENFFNNIIFLGVEGDNLIAATAKKLIVINPSQTVYYDGEIKDVLVHNDEIYIFKKDGTIIRTDLMLKEQNKVNFKFAIFSAATIINNKLYVIEKTGYVIKTNLDLSGAEIYEFSDEIKDKSFMGNGAFYYDNEYVNLGQ encoded by the coding sequence ATGAAAAAACTTACACTATTCTTGGCTTTTGCCTTGGCTTTAGTTCTAAGCGGATGCGGCACAAAAAGACAATATTTTGAGCCTGCGCAAACTTCTGGTGAGATATCTTTGTCAAAAGATCTTCCTTCTTACATCAAATCAGCAAATGCAAATGGCGCAACGCTTGATAATGGCAACATCATCACGAAAAATGGGCTAAACAAAAGCATTACCTTGCCTGAAAATTTCAATTTCTTAAACGAAAACAACGGCTTTGTCATCTCAGCTAGCATAAATGGCGATCTAAACGTGACTGATCCTAGCGGCCACAGCGTTTATAGTGGTAAATTTCCAACTGCGATCGTAGCAGCCTCGCTTGATCAAAACCAACTTGCAGCTATCAGCGCATCAAACCACATCTATCTAATCGATATCAACACAGCTACGACACTAATGGAGTATAGCTCATCTGATATCGCAGCGGTTGATTCAAGAGTTGTTGCACCTTACTTTATGAGCTCACTTATCGTCTATCCAGCGCTTGATGGTAAAATTTACATCGTACAAAAAGAGACTGGTAGAATTTTGCGCGACGTTGTCGTAAGCTCTGAAAATTTCTTTAACAACATCATATTTTTAGGCGTTGAGGGTGATAACCTAATCGCAGCAACAGCCAAAAAACTAATCGTCATCAACCCAAGCCAGACAGTTTATTATGACGGCGAGATCAAAGATGTGCTAGTTCATAACGATGAAATTTACATCTTTAAAAAAGATGGCACGATCATAAGAACAGACCTCATGCTAAAAGAGCAAAATAAGGTAAATTTCAAATTTGCTATCTTTTCAGCGGCTACTATCATCAACAATAAGCTCTATGTCATCGAAAAAACAGGCTATGTTATAAAGACAAATTTAGACCTTAGCGGAGCTGAAATTTACGAGTTTAGCGACGAGATAAAAGATAAAAGCTTCATGGGTAATGGCGCATTTTACTATGATAATGAGTATGTTAATCTAGGGCAATGA